The sequence GCCGGTGGTGCGTTATTCGGATGTATTGCTGATGATGGCCGAAGCCGAAAATTATATCAACGGACCTACAGCACTGGCCTATTCCTGCATCAACCAGGTGAGGGAGCGCGCCTGGGGTAAAATGCTGCCCGGCGCTACAAATATTGCCGAGGCGGATGAACCTATCGGCATGACCAAAGACGCCTTTCAGCAGGAACTGCAAATGGAGCGCTTTAGGGAACTGGCCGGAGAAGCTTTGCGCAGGCAGGACCTGATACGCTGGGGCATATTTGTGCCGACGATAAAAGCCTTGCTATCAGACATTACCGACCCCACTGCTCCTGCCGAGGGTAACCGTGGCGGCTCCAGCGGACAGGCTTATTTCGCGGTACAGAATTTAGCCAAGGTTACCGACCGCGATCTGCTATGGCCTTACCCAACTTCCGAGCTTCAGTACAACAAATTGCTTAAACAAAACCCGGGCTGGTAATTACCATCTGTAAAAAGACGATCAAAACATGAGAACAAACTTGAAACATATATATCAATGCCTGGTTGCCGGCCTTGTTGTGGTGGGCGCATTATCATCCTGCAAAAAGCAGGCTATAGATACGCCTAATTTTGATGTAACGGTTGATAAAACCAGCTATGCGGTAAACGAGCCGATTGTTTACACTTTCAGCGGCACGGCCGATATTGTAACCCTTTACTCGGGCATCAATACATCAACCGTTAATACCGAATATAAAAACAAAGACAGGCTGACTATTGACGGCGGCAAGCCGCAAATGCAGTTTACGTCCTTCCGTTCGGGAACCAGCACACAGGCTAATACACTTAAGGTATTAATGTCGGCCGATTACGATAATATTTTAAACCCGGATGATATTCAAAAAGCAACCTGGAACGATCTGACCGCGAAGTTTACGCTTTCAACCGGTGTGGATAACACCGCTTCGGGCCTGGTTGATCTGACTGACCAGATGAAGCCAAACACCCCGGTTTACCTGGCATTTAAATACGTAGCCAAAAAGGATGCCGCCGTTGCCCAGCCTACCTGGACCATCAAGAACCTTGCCATCACCAACACGGCGCCCGATGGTACGGTAACCACCATTGCTACGATAGCCAATTCGCTGTCGACCACCAACTGGGGTGTAATGAGTATCGCTAATTCTGCCAATAACTGGACATACAACACCACCGCACTGACATTTACAGGTGGCGCTATTAATGCCGATGATAACGAAGATTGGATCATCAGTCAGCCCATACAGCTCGACCGGGCGATCCGGGCATCGGGTACCAATATTAAGGCCAGTCCTACAACCAGGTTGACCACTTACACCTTCCCGGGCTATGCCACAGCGGGTACTTATACGGTAACCTTCGAGGCTATTAACGCCAATAAGTGGGATACCAGGCTGACGACAAAGGAATTTACGATAACAGTTAAATAGTTTTTTAATCTGACGATCAATGAAAAAAAGCATTACCAAAATATTAGCGATCATGATATTGCCCTGCCTGCTTGGGCTGGCGGGCTGCAAAAAGATATCATCGTATGATTATCCGCCCAGTACCGCTACGCCATACGTGCTGATCAGTAACGACAACAACTTCTCTACCTTTAAAGGTATTGTAGACCGGGCCGGACTGGCCGACTTGCTGAACAGTAACGATGCCTATACCGTATTCGCGCCAAACAACACGGCCTTTTCTTCGGTAGGGTATACGGCTACCTACATCAACAGCATGACCAATGCCGACCTGGCCATACTGGTAAAAAACCACATTGTACAGGGCAAGATCGATGTGAAAGCAACAACCTCGCCCCTCACTACACTTAGCGGCAGGAAGATCAATGTACAAAAAGGTGGAAGCACTTACTATCTTGATGGAGGCGATATCCTTAACACTAACCTGGCCACTACGGGAGGGTATTTGAATACCATTAACCGGATGATCTATGATAAGCCAACCATTTTAGATGTAATTAATACCTACAACGTTGGTGTAACCACGGTAGCGGCGCAACTTACTTACCTGGCGGCAGCCATTACAAGGGCAAGTACAGGCAGCACCAATTTTACAGCTTTATTTTCGGGCACCGATGCCTATACCTTATTCGCGCCTACTAACGACGCGTTTAACAATGCCGGGTATGCCAGTGTGGCCGCCGTGCAAGCCGCCGCGCCTGATGTTTTGGGCAACCTGCTCAAATACCAAATGATACAAGGCACAAAACTAACCAGCACTTTCGACAGTGTTGCCGTGAAAGCTTATAATGGCACCAATATTTATTTTGATGTTACTCAAAACGCTAATAAGGTAACATCGTGGTTTGCTAACGGTATTAACTTTAGCACCACCGGTGGTAACCTTACAGCCAACAATGGGGTTTTACATGTGGTGGGCAGATTTTTCCCTGCACCGGTTACTACGAATACTTTAGATCGTATCACTTCCGACGCTACCTTAACTATGTTTGCCGCGCTTATAGCGCGCGCCAGCACTGCCGATCCGAAGTTTAATTACACCAATATGCTATCGGGCAATTCATCATACACCGTATTCGCCGTTAACAATACGGGTTTAATAGCAGCGGGTTATGCCAACGTAGCGGCCATCAACGCGGAAAGCCCGACTGTTTTGGCAGCGATACTGAAGCTGCACATTGTACCTAAGCGTGTTAATAATATCAGCATTGCCGAGGGCGGTACAGTTGCATCTTTATCAGGCACCAACCTTACCATTAATACCAGCGGTGGTTATAAGGTAAAAGGCCCGTCGAACGCGGCCTCGATAACCGTCGCTACCGGTAACGTAGTAACTACCAATGGCATCTTAAACATTATCGGTTCGATATTAACACCTTAATTAGCAGATCAGGAGCGATGAGGAGGACAGCGTTATTTTTATTGTTGAGTGGGATGGTGTTTTCGTGCAGTACAGCGAAGAAGCAATTCAGCGCACACGTACAGGTTGTTGAAGAAGGGATGCCGGGGCAAACATCGCCCATCCCTTTCAGTCCGGGAATCCCGGTTTATGATGCCGCCGCAGTTTCTTACAATCGCGATAATAAGAGCGTTTTTAATATTCAGTTTAATCAGCCTGTCATCATCAGTGTGGCAGATAAGCCCCAGCCATGGGGCTTTTTTCAATTCCCGCATATTGGTACCCGGCCCGATGGCAGCCTGCAGGTAAAATGGAACATGAAGGCCGATGCCATGTCGGCTTATGGCATGGAGGGTTCGGGCGCGGCCATCTCTGCCGATGGCGGCAAGACCTGGCAATTGCAAAAACATACCGAAACCACCGGCGATGTGCTGTTGCCAAACGGCGACAGGCTGGAAATTGCCACACCCAAACCTATCGATACTAAAAATTTGAAGATGCCCAAACCGGTGCTCACGTCGGCACAGGGAAATACTTATACCAAAGAAACATCCAGCTATTACCGGCTTAACGATCTGCCTGCCGATTGCCAGGCGGTGTATCTGAAACGTTTGAAGAAAGGCGAAACCGAATGGAAAGATGAAAAGGCAACCCTTGCCGACCCCAATGCCGCCCGGCACACCACAGCCGGTTTGCTGCCGGTAATTTGGTGGGGAGATATGCATGTGGCGGCCGATGGTTCGCTGATAGCCGGCGTTTACCCCGGCACGTTGGTGAATGATGAGGGGAAGCTGGTGCCCAAATCAAATGTATTCTTCTATCGTTCCACAGATAACGGGCATTCATGGAACATCCAGGGCAGGCTGATGTACCAGGCCGATATCCTTGCCGATGCCAAAGGCAACAAGCGGATGGGCTTTACCGAACCTGCTTTTGAAATTTTACCCGATGGCACCTTCATCTGCGTTAGCCGCACTACCGATGGTAATGGCAATGGCCCTATGTATGCCGCTTATTCAAAGGATTGGGGCAAAACCTGGACTACCCCCAAAGCCTTTAGCGCCAACGGTGTATTACCGCAATTACTGCAACTAAAAAACGGGATACTGGTACTATCTTCCGGCAGGCCGGGTGTGCAGCTGCGTTTTGCAGCGGACGGGAAAACATGGTCGGATGCTTTTGAGATGTTACCTTACGCTACGGAAAAAGACCAGGTATCCTGCGGCTATACCGGTTTAATAGCTATAAATTCAGATACTTTCCTCGTGGTTTACTCCGATTTTAATTTTAAAAATGCTTCCGACGAGGTGCGGAAAGCCATTAAAATACGGCAGATCACCATTGATCCTGCATCATCCCGCCGGGCGCATATTCCAAAAGAAAGTATTATCAATCCAAATTAAAGTATTACTTAAACTTAGGCCAATAATTTAGATTTGGTATATCCCCCGGCCACCTGTTTATCATTCCGGCCGGGCCTGTAACCAATGAAAATTACCGACGTTAAAACCATCCTGCTTACCGGTCCGTGCACTAACGACCCCTATCTTTCCGAGGCGCGCAAGGTGCGCAGCGCGGCATTTATACAGATACAAACCGACAGCGGCTTAACAGGCATTGGCGAAACCTACGCCGGTTATTTCTGCCCCGAAGCCGTGCCCGAAATTGTGGAGTTTTTTAAACTCATACTGGTAGGTAATAACGTTGACAACATCCCCGGCTTATGGTACAAGATGTACCACTGCGGCAATTTTTGGTGCCGGGTAGGCTTGGGCGCCATCGTGCTTTGCGGTATCGAAGCCGCCCTGTGGGATTTGAAAGGCAAACAAGAAGGCCTGCCGGTTTGGAAACTGCTTCAGCAAAAATGGAAAAACGGTTTTAGCAGTACTGCCCATCATGAAAAGCTGCCATGCTATGCCACTGGCGGCCCCAGCAATTATCCTTTAGATAAACTGGCCGGTAAAATTGATTTCTATAAATCGCAGGGTTTTAACGGCGTAAAGATTGGCGCGGGCGCTTATTATAAAGATAAGGGTTTCGATATCCCATCCGAACCTGCCGCCGCGGCCGATTTTGAGGCGGGCAAGATCGCCTACATCCGCCAGCAGTTTGGCAGCGACTTGTGGCTGATGATGGACGCCCACATGGGCAACAGCGTAGCCACCTGG comes from Mucilaginibacter mali and encodes:
- a CDS encoding DUF5017 domain-containing protein is translated as MKHIYQCLVAGLVVVGALSSCKKQAIDTPNFDVTVDKTSYAVNEPIVYTFSGTADIVTLYSGINTSTVNTEYKNKDRLTIDGGKPQMQFTSFRSGTSTQANTLKVLMSADYDNILNPDDIQKATWNDLTAKFTLSTGVDNTASGLVDLTDQMKPNTPVYLAFKYVAKKDAAVAQPTWTIKNLAITNTAPDGTVTTIATIANSLSTTNWGVMSIANSANNWTYNTTALTFTGGAINADDNEDWIISQPIQLDRAIRASGTNIKASPTTRLTTYTFPGYATAGTYTVTFEAINANKWDTRLTTKEFTITVK
- a CDS encoding fasciclin domain-containing protein, yielding MKKSITKILAIMILPCLLGLAGCKKISSYDYPPSTATPYVLISNDNNFSTFKGIVDRAGLADLLNSNDAYTVFAPNNTAFSSVGYTATYINSMTNADLAILVKNHIVQGKIDVKATTSPLTTLSGRKINVQKGGSTYYLDGGDILNTNLATTGGYLNTINRMIYDKPTILDVINTYNVGVTTVAAQLTYLAAAITRASTGSTNFTALFSGTDAYTLFAPTNDAFNNAGYASVAAVQAAAPDVLGNLLKYQMIQGTKLTSTFDSVAVKAYNGTNIYFDVTQNANKVTSWFANGINFSTTGGNLTANNGVLHVVGRFFPAPVTTNTLDRITSDATLTMFAALIARASTADPKFNYTNMLSGNSSYTVFAVNNTGLIAAGYANVAAINAESPTVLAAILKLHIVPKRVNNISIAEGGTVASLSGTNLTINTSGGYKVKGPSNAASITVATGNVVTTNGILNIIGSILTP
- a CDS encoding sialidase family protein, yielding MRRTALFLLLSGMVFSCSTAKKQFSAHVQVVEEGMPGQTSPIPFSPGIPVYDAAAVSYNRDNKSVFNIQFNQPVIISVADKPQPWGFFQFPHIGTRPDGSLQVKWNMKADAMSAYGMEGSGAAISADGGKTWQLQKHTETTGDVLLPNGDRLEIATPKPIDTKNLKMPKPVLTSAQGNTYTKETSSYYRLNDLPADCQAVYLKRLKKGETEWKDEKATLADPNAARHTTAGLLPVIWWGDMHVAADGSLIAGVYPGTLVNDEGKLVPKSNVFFYRSTDNGHSWNIQGRLMYQADILADAKGNKRMGFTEPAFEILPDGTFICVSRTTDGNGNGPMYAAYSKDWGKTWTTPKAFSANGVLPQLLQLKNGILVLSSGRPGVQLRFAADGKTWSDAFEMLPYATEKDQVSCGYTGLIAINSDTFLVVYSDFNFKNASDEVRKAIKIRQITIDPASSRRAHIPKESIINPN
- a CDS encoding mandelate racemase/muconate lactonizing enzyme family protein codes for the protein MKITDVKTILLTGPCTNDPYLSEARKVRSAAFIQIQTDSGLTGIGETYAGYFCPEAVPEIVEFFKLILVGNNVDNIPGLWYKMYHCGNFWCRVGLGAIVLCGIEAALWDLKGKQEGLPVWKLLQQKWKNGFSSTAHHEKLPCYATGGPSNYPLDKLAGKIDFYKSQGFNGVKIGAGAYYKDKGFDIPSEPAAAADFEAGKIAYIRQQFGSDLWLMMDAHMGNSVATWTYDTALAVAKALEPYDLYFLEEPLHYTRPDLYSQLCKNTSTPIAGGECLTAVCEWQTFIDQDSFHIGQPDASFTAGLDQFMHVAASLDKTGRKIAPHAWGAGASQMQNIHCGFACPNTTILEVAPAYGPLHNELIGDSLQIKNGYVLPPEKPGLGIELTEATLKRFPFERGTGEFNSVPGKILTR